The Streptomyces sp. NBC_01275 genome has a segment encoding these proteins:
- a CDS encoding ABC transporter ATP-binding protein: MPLLELERATVRFGGRAVLDAVDLEVAEHEVVCVLGPSGSGKSTLLRAVAGLQLLDSGRVVLDGRDQAGVPAHRRELGLMFQDHQLFPQRDVGGNVAFGLRMHGTPKREQRERVGELLDLVGLPGAAGRAVAALSGGEQQRVALARALAPRPRLLMLDEPLGQLDRSLRERLVVELRELFGRLGTTVLAVTHDQGEAFALADRVVVMREGRIAQSGTPLEVWQRPADAFVARFLGFDNVVEATVAGEVAVTPWGKAPVPPGSPEGARTLLVRPAGVRLVDADEGLRCTVAARTFKGTHVAVRLQPEGAPRLEAACTLRDAPEVGDVVGVAFDPADIVVLD, from the coding sequence ATGCCACTGCTCGAACTGGAGCGAGCCACCGTGCGGTTCGGCGGGCGGGCCGTGCTCGACGCGGTGGATCTGGAGGTCGCCGAGCATGAGGTGGTGTGCGTGCTCGGGCCCAGCGGCAGCGGCAAGTCGACGCTGTTGCGGGCCGTGGCCGGGCTGCAACTTCTGGACTCCGGGCGGGTGGTGCTCGACGGGCGCGACCAGGCGGGGGTGCCCGCGCATCGGCGGGAGCTCGGACTGATGTTCCAGGACCATCAGCTGTTCCCGCAGCGGGACGTGGGCGGCAACGTCGCCTTCGGCCTGCGGATGCACGGCACGCCCAAGCGTGAACAGCGGGAACGGGTAGGGGAGTTGCTGGACCTCGTCGGGCTGCCGGGCGCCGCAGGACGGGCCGTGGCCGCGCTCTCCGGCGGTGAGCAGCAGCGCGTCGCGCTGGCCCGCGCCCTCGCGCCCCGCCCCCGGCTGCTGATGCTGGACGAGCCGCTGGGCCAGCTCGACCGCTCGCTGCGGGAGCGGCTGGTCGTCGAGCTGCGGGAGCTCTTCGGCCGGTTGGGCACCACGGTGCTCGCGGTCACCCATGACCAGGGCGAGGCGTTCGCGCTCGCCGACCGGGTCGTGGTGATGCGGGAGGGGCGGATCGCCCAGTCCGGTACGCCTCTTGAGGTGTGGCAGCGGCCGGCGGACGCCTTCGTGGCCCGCTTCCTGGGCTTCGACAACGTGGTGGAGGCGACCGTGGCCGGGGAGGTCGCCGTCACTCCCTGGGGCAAGGCGCCCGTGCCGCCCGGGTCCCCCGAGGGGGCGCGCACGCTGCTCGTCCGGCCCGCCGGAGTGCGCCTGGTGGACGCGGACGAGGGCCTGCGCTGCACGGTCGCCGCCCGCACCTTCAAGGGCACCCATGTCGCCGTCCGCCTCCAGCCGGAGGGCGCACCGAGGCTCGAGGCAGCGTGCACGCTGCGGGACGCGCCGGAGGTCGGGGACGTGGTCGGGGTCGCCTTCGACCCGGCCGACA